In a single window of the Candidatus Poribacteria bacterium genome:
- a CDS encoding peroxiredoxin, with amino-acid sequence MEEIKKGIPLIGDEMPEFQAQTTKGIINFPKDYKGKWVILFSHPADYTPVCTSEFVAFARRYEKFKELNADLIGLSIDQVFSHIKWTEWIKEKLGVEIPFPIIADNTGEIAEMLGMLHSEASNSQAVRAVFVIDPKGIVRAIIYYPLNVGRNMDEILRLLKALQISDKEGVALPAGWPENELIGDKVIVPPATSEGQVKERLESAEKGEIECYDWWFCYKKL; translated from the coding sequence ATGGAGGAGATCAAAAAAGGTATACCGCTTATAGGGGATGAGATGCCGGAGTTTCAGGCTCAGACCACCAAAGGAATCATCAATTTCCCCAAGGATTATAAGGGTAAATGGGTGATTCTCTTCTCCCATCCGGCCGATTACACCCCGGTGTGCACAAGCGAGTTCGTCGCTTTCGCTAGAAGGTACGAGAAGTTCAAGGAGCTGAACGCCGATCTGATAGGCCTTTCAATCGATCAGGTCTTCTCGCACATCAAGTGGACCGAGTGGATCAAGGAGAAGCTTGGAGTGGAGATACCCTTCCCGATAATAGCCGATAACACGGGCGAGATCGCCGAAATGCTGGGGATGCTCCATTCCGAAGCCTCCAACTCCCAAGCCGTAAGGGCCGTCTTCGTAATCGACCCGAAAGGGATCGTAAGGGCAATCATATACTACCCGCTCAATGTGGGCAGGAACATGGATGAAATCCTCAGGCTGCTTAAAGCCCTTCAGATAAGCGATAAAGAAGGGGTGGCGTTGCCCGCCGGCTGGCCGGAGAACGAGCTGATCGGCGATAAGGTGATCGTCCCGCCTGCCACATCCGAAGGGCAGGTCAAGGAACGGCTCGAATCGGCCGAGAAGGGCGAAATTGAGTGCTACGATTGGTGGTTCTGTTATAAGAAGCTCTGA
- a CDS encoding class I SAM-dependent methyltransferase codes for MSYHLRIFVIAAFLLGVVWGIAKASSVETAVDQTAEEILKRSGVTGGVIVDIGCGEGRLAAALCRNDRYVVQGLDVDARAIESGRRMLYARGLLGRVTLRVLKGSYLPFIDNMVNLVVVEKRDLVSNSEIMRVLRPLGVACIATGDGRWRIKRKPWPKDIDEWTHYLHDATNNAVAKDTVVGPPSHLQWLANPKWSRHHDHISAMTALVSAGGRIFYIMDEGSRESIL; via the coding sequence ATGTCCTATCATCTTCGTATCTTCGTAATCGCAGCTTTTCTTTTAGGAGTTGTGTGGGGGATAGCGAAGGCAAGCTCGGTCGAAACCGCCGTAGATCAAACCGCCGAGGAGATCCTTAAAAGGTCAGGGGTAACGGGTGGGGTGATCGTCGATATAGGCTGTGGTGAGGGCAGGTTGGCCGCCGCCCTTTGCCGTAACGACCGATACGTCGTGCAGGGGTTGGACGTGGACGCACGGGCGATAGAGAGCGGACGGAGAATGCTTTACGCCAGAGGGCTTCTGGGCCGCGTAACTCTTCGAGTGCTGAAGGGATCATATCTCCCCTTCATCGACAACATGGTGAACCTCGTGGTGGTCGAGAAACGGGATCTCGTTTCGAACTCGGAGATCATGAGGGTCCTCCGCCCGCTCGGAGTTGCATGTATAGCGACCGGGGACGGAAGGTGGCGGATCAAGAGGAAACCGTGGCCTAAGGATATCGATGAGTGGACGCATTATCTCCACGACGCGACGAACAACGCTGTGGCCAAGGATACGGTTGTCGGCCCACCCTCTCATCTACAATGGCTGGCCAACCCGAAATGGAGTCGTCATCACGATCACATCTCAGCGATGACCGCTCTCGTTTCGGCCGGTGGGCGGATCTTCTACATCATGGATGAGGGCTCGAGGGAGTCGATTCTATAA
- a CDS encoding rubrerythrin family protein, producing MRKMTDDNLRAAFAGESQAHMRYLIFARKAEDEGFPNVAKLFRAIAYAEQVHAANHFKTLGDLGTSSKNLEAAIDGETFEVEEMYPAYNAVAQLQGEKGAQRSIRYALEAEKIHAAFYQKAKQAVDSGKDAEIGQIYICDVCGYTGEGEPPERCPVCGAPRDKFKLFN from the coding sequence ATGCGTAAGATGACGGATGATAACCTCAGGGCCGCCTTCGCCGGCGAAAGCCAGGCGCATATGAGATATCTGATCTTCGCACGGAAGGCGGAGGATGAGGGATTTCCGAACGTGGCGAAGCTCTTCAGGGCTATAGCTTATGCTGAGCAGGTTCATGCCGCGAACCATTTCAAGACGTTGGGCGATCTGGGCACATCGAGCAAAAACCTGGAAGCGGCTATCGACGGGGAAACCTTCGAGGTCGAGGAGATGTATCCCGCCTATAACGCCGTGGCACAGTTGCAGGGGGAGAAAGGGGCTCAGAGATCGATCCGGTATGCGCTGGAGGCTGAGAAGATCCATGCCGCCTTCTACCAGAAGGCCAAACAGGCGGTGGATTCAGGGAAGGACGCGGAGATCGGTCAAATCTACATCTGTGATGTGTGCGGATATACCGGCGAGGGAGAGCCGCCTGAAAGATGTCCTGTCTGTGGCGCACCCAGGGATAAATTCAAACTGTTTAACTGA
- a CDS encoding transcriptional repressor: MVFIREDELIDDLRKKGYRATRQRLTILEVLRSSSVHPTAEELYNMVKPRIPNISLGTVYRTLDLFERLGLLQKLPLGKSPCRYNGNPKMHYHAICLSCGRVFDVDEPIPENLGKRFSEETGFEITGYKLEFYGYCKECSSKIKDRRSAEAEGR; this comes from the coding sequence ATGGTGTTTATCAGAGAGGACGAGCTTATAGATGATCTCAGGAAAAAGGGTTATCGGGCGACGAGGCAGAGGCTGACGATTCTCGAGGTCCTCCGTAGTTCCTCCGTCCATCCGACCGCAGAGGAGCTTTATAACATGGTCAAACCACGGATCCCAAATATCAGTTTGGGAACCGTGTATAGAACCCTGGATCTGTTCGAGAGATTGGGATTGTTGCAAAAGCTTCCCCTTGGCAAATCCCCATGCAGGTATAACGGCAATCCAAAGATGCACTATCACGCCATCTGTTTGAGCTGTGGGAGGGTCTTCGATGTAGATGAACCTATTCCGGAAAACCTGGGGAAGCGCTTTTCCGAGGAAACGGGCTTTGAGATAACCGGATATAAGCTTGAATTTTACGGATACTGTAAGGAGTGTAGCTCGAAAATAAAAGATCGGCGCTCGGCTGAGGCCGAAGGCCGATAG